ggatagatctaacggcgaaaaacttggtagcaccaaatgcttcgtgctattaatagcatagtagccgaactatatatatatatacacacggaTTATGCGGTCGGGTAAGACGCTTGCATGGCGAGTCCGCACATTCCTTGGGAAGAATCCACATCTCGCTGGATCCTCATGTATCCACCCTCGCCCCACGCCGTTCCCCATGAGTTTTTTATGAGCCAATACTTAGTTCCGTCGTCGGCCGNgtatagtagccggactctatatatatatatatatatatatatatatatatatatatatatatatatatatatatatatacacatataagagtccagctactatactcttatgagtataggaccctttatactcataaattttcggctgttagatctacccctttgatcatttccatccgttagatcatactattcaaccaaccagccactcaaccctagggaccactatTAACCTAACCGCATATCACTTTATCCAACGgttgaaaacttataagtacataaggatctatactcataagagtatagtagccctagcctatatatagaaGTCAAAAAGGGAATGCTACCACTTTATGTAAAAGACCAGTCAAATAATTGAGCTTAAGCCACATTCTTGTAGATTGCTATGTCCTTCAGGGCTTCAGTCCTGCTACTTGcactaaaatatttttggaaaaacaaGGGTATAAATGTTCTTTAAATTAATCTTTTACAGCTTTGACTGctttaacattaaaaaaaaaaacttcaaacaaATACGATGAAAATAGTCAGCATATGCAAAGACAACCAATGAATCATATAAGAATAATtcatagaaaatgaaaaaaagaaaaagaaaaaaaagaatacctCCTCCAAGCCATGATAGTCATGAAGTCCCTTCGCAGAGAACTGCTCATGCATGCTCTGCATTACAAGGCCCATGTCTGTCAAGCTATTGGTCTTTTTTCTGAACTCTTCAGTCATCAAGGTTACAAGGTGTTCATCCATCATAAGCATCTTAAATTGTCCAAGGTGACTATGCAGTTCAGCTGAATGACTTTCCAAACTGCCACGAGTTCCTGCCAACTCTTTAAAGCATTCAGCAATCTTGGCATTCAATGAGATTATCTGCTGTTCATGCTTTTCTTCAGCTTCCCTCTTCTTTGCATCCAGCagagaaaaactatttttttcccGTGATAATGCATCTTCTAATGATTCTATAGTTGCATGGGCATCAGCTAACTTGTTCGCATTTATAGAAGCTTCCTGTTTTGTTTTCTCAAACTCCTCCTCTATACAAGCCTTAGCAAGTTgaatttccttctcttcttcagtaataaaagaaatatgTTCTTTTGCTCTACTTAGTTCATCCTCTAACGATTTGATAGTTAAAAATGCATCAGATAACCTGCTAGCATACGAGGTAGTTTCATCTTTTACCTTATGTAGCTCTTCCTGTACATGAATCTTAGCTGCTTCTGTTTCTTGAATGTGCTTTGCAATCCAGTTCACCTTCTCTAAAGGGCCTTCAAAGATGTTATCAGCTGGGAGAACAATATTTTCTATAGAACTAACTAATATTTGCAGTGAATTTTTGTTTTCATCCAACATCCTTTCTAGTTCTGTTCTTTGATTATGTAAGGACACAATATCAGACTCAAGCTTCTGAATAAGCTTAGAATGAGCAGACAAATGCTCAATTTGCTCCTTCAAGTCTGTGATTGTCAAATCCCTAGACTGTATCTCATGTTTTAGTTTCTCTATTTCAGAGTTTTTCTCATCCAAAGAATGCTTGATACCATCACGTTCTTGCATCAGGCCCTTTCCTTTCCTCACAGCCATCGAAAGCTTTTCTCTGAGCAAAGAAGTTTTCTCATCAGATTTTTCAAGCTCTTTCTGTAAAGagtctttctcatttctcaaatTAGTAACTTCCCCTGAAATTCTTTGCAATTCTTCATATAGTCTGGTCCTTTCAGATCTATCAATCATCTCTTCTTCAAGAATGTTCTTACACAGTATCAGTTCCTGATCAGTAATGTACAATAAACTTTGGAAACTCTCAAACTGCTCAAGATCAGCAGAAGCAGCTTTTATCCTTTCTTGGATTCTATCAACACATTTCTGTATCATCAAGTTGCTGTCCACAAGATGCTCACCATCCAACTCAACTTCAGAAACATCTACAAACGCCTTTATCAGCTCATCCTTTTGATGAGAGACCTCAGACAGCTTTCCCGTGATTCCTTCGTGCTTGGACCTTAATTCAGCATGCTCATTTTTGAGAATCTCTCTCTCCTGTTTCTCTTCCAAAAGAGACACTGTCAAACGCTCAATTTCCTCGCGCATCGAAGCTAAATCTGATTCATGTGATGCCGCAGCAAGCCGCATCTGTGCAATTTCATCCTGCATCCTGTTTACATCATCGTTAGCCTTTTTGAATGAGCTTACTAGCCAGTTAATCTGAGCATCTGATCCTATAGAAGAAATAGATTCTGGTAGCTCAATTGAGCACAAGGCATTTTTAACTTTCTGATGCTCTGCGAAAACTACATCTGCAATATTCTTTTGATCAACAAACCACCTGATCTTATCTACAGAATCTGAGGAAAGCAGTTTCTCAGGAACATTAGTCTCAGACATCACCTTATCGATTTCCTGATGAACCTTGTCCTTTTGTGAGAGCAACTCTTGAAGAGAACTGACAAGATTGTGCGATTCCTTGAGCTCAGCAGCACTAGCTTTAGCAGTCTCTAGGGCATCATTTGCTTCCTGTAACTCGAGTAAGCACTTCTCAAGATCACTAGACTTCTCAGCTAAGGACATCTTCAGCTCCTCAAGACTGGCCTCAGTGGCTTCCATGGCATCAGACTTCTGTTGCAACTCCACCATGCACCTCTCGAGCTCACTTGTCCTCTCTTCTAATGACTGCTTTAGCGAGTCACGATGTTGCACCAAGGACTTGCCCTTTTTCGCAGCCAAACTGAGCTTTTCTTTGGTAGTAAAATATCTGTTCTCCGCTTGCTCAAGTTCCATTTTCGTTTTGCTTGTCTCGGCATTAGCCATATCTAAATCatctttcattttcttaacCTGCTCATTCAAAACAACCATTTCTTCCTCAAGTCTACCCATCTTCTCTTGCAAAAATTCCTCCTTTCTCTTGCTTTCAAGTAAGTGTTCTCGAGCAAGACCTAGAACAGAAATAGGCTCATTCCCTGAAGCAACCGAATCAGGCCTAACTTCTCCCAAAGAATCTCCAAGTTGTCTGATTTCCAACAGCAACTCTCTGTGTTTCTCTATGAGCAAATAAGTTTTCTTCTCTAACGGAGAGTCTCCTTCAACATCAGAATCAAGCAAAGACCCATGTTCTCGTCCAATGACTGTGTCAAGGGAAGCTAGCAACCTACTGGAAGCAAGATCCGATCTCTCTCTCAGAGACTCCGACCAAATCTCCCGAATCGAACCCAAGTACGAATCAATGACATTGCGCGAGATCAAAGACACAGAAGCTTTTACATTGAGGTCCTCAATCTCCTGCTCTTTGGCATGAAGAAGACTATTCAGGAACTGAATAGTGGCCTTAGTGTTTGCGTGCTCATCAACAATAGTTCTCAAATGATTGATAAATGTGGAACAGTCCTTCAACATGGAATGCAACGGCGTGGGAAACGACACTGCCATTTCGTCGTCTCCACCGGACTCAACTCGATGCGCATGCACAACTGACTCATCACTGCTTGCTGGCTGATGATCAATAATATCTTGAAGTTGCTGCCGTAGACTGACCACTTCTCTCCCAAACACTTCTCTTTCTTCCTGAATCAAGCAAGAAAAGGTCATTTTACAAAATCTACTACATCAGAAAAGCGGAAGAGTTTGGATACCACTTTACCACCCCATGGTCAAACCTACACAACTTTAccacctaagtttatttttCCAGTAGGACGTGCCATTTGGGACCGCTTCGATGAGCGCATCGTAACACGTGCATATGGGAAACAAACTatataaggatttaagtgcttaACCTTACTAATCCTACAATGTCAACAAGGAGTATCTAAGGTTAATTTTTccgggagaaaaagaaaaggacgaTAAATTCGGCGATCTCACCTTATACTTACAGCACTCCACCGCGGCGTCCTCGAGCCGGGCCTGGGCTCTGGCGAGCTCGCCCGCCGATCTATCCCCAGATCTCTCCGCGATCTCGATCAGGTCCGACGCATCCTCGAACGTCTCCTCCCGCCCGCCGTCCTCTCCGCGGTCCCGCTCGTCCGGCGCCTCCTGCGTCGACCCATCAATATTCACCAGAATGCCGCTAGAATCCTGCACGTAAGAGTCAAAGCCGCAGTATATAAATAAGAATATATGTGCACGAACGCAATATTATAAACGCATAGAGATCCAAACTTGCGATAGGCAATGAGGAGAAGAGATGAGATCTCTAAATTCTGACCTGATCGGGGTTGCCGGGGAGCTCGACGAGGACGCCGTCGCTGCTGCCGCTGTCGTTGCTGGGCGATCCGGGATCGGCGAAGGCGGAGGGGTCGGCGCCGGGGCTCTGCGGCGGcgacgatggcggcggcggcggcggaggcggcggcgccacCGCCAGCCTCGGGACGGTGACCGGcgcgtcgtcgtcggcggcggcgccggagctCGAGGAGTCGGAGCTGCTCCTCGACGCCTTCGGGGACGatgccgaatccgaatccgaatccgacatTGATTCGGACCAATTCGACCGGATTCAGATCTATGGAGTTGGACTGGGAGAATTGGAtcgaagagggagaggagaggagaggagaggacaAGGGGATCGTCGGAGGGGATATCTTATATTAGCTCATTATTAAAACCCTAGGGAGGAGTAAGAACTAAGAAGGTGGGCAatggcgagagagagagagagagagagaggagaaggggcgAAGGAGACGAAATTCTCGCCTGCACCCGGTCTACTCGTATGCATCAAATAGTATCTACACCGCGAGcggagctactatactatatatactcttTATTATCGAGTCATTTTCCATATTAAAGTTTTTAGTAGAAGATTAATTAATACTTACTGTTAATTAAACATGATTTCGAAAGCTTCGGAGTACCTAAAAATCTATTTTCGAAGATTATTATAAgtttatcaaataaatataacattaatggtcaaaattaaatgatttttcctcaaaaaaaatttaaaaatatcttctgtaaaaataaataaaactatccAAAATACCCGATATACCATACCCGATCCGAACCCTACCTGGATCCAAACCGAAccggataaaaaataaatagtatactggtgaaaaaaaattattcattaaaattttgaatacggGTCCGGATACTTTATACCCATACGAATCCGATCCGAATCGGACATTTTAATAGGTAGGCTCGAGAAGAGTTTCCAAATTCGGACTCAGACGGACTTAGACCTAGACCCGGTGAagtttagtaaataaaaaaaaaattgaagttgaggaatcaatttcaataaaatttatagatGAAGGGTCTTTTTATGTTTTCATCTTAGTGAAAACTTAGTCGCTatgtttactcttttttttaattttttttctattcttttttttttaattctaactgtttattgcttgaatttttcttttgagCGAATTTTATCAGACTGAGCGCAACTAGTTAGAACGCTAGTTTTTGTAGTAAGAGGTTTATGATTTGTTTAtagactatttaataaaatttataaaattatatgcataTGGGTATCCATACCCGATCTAGCTCCGACCCGTACTCGATCAATTCCCGGTCTTAAGCAGGTAATATACGGATAATCACAACCCAAACTCGCTCAAATAGACCTGATGAGTACATTATTAACTTAAGTATCTAGACCCGGATCCGATTCGAAATTAAATaggtagggtttttttttttcaattcatttctttttagggtacaGGTATAGTAAATCAGCTATCCAAGCCCGACCCGGTGTACGGACAcctttaataaaaagaagattgcatacttcaatttaaaattagagttattaatcttaatctagatagtATTAACAAAAAATTGATCAAGATTCAactaattttagttattttatactattaaatgagaaaatgttTTATGTCAGCTATCAAAATTATCATTCTTTAGATCTTTCCAACTTAAGGCAGTTGGTGtcaacaaattataaaattcagtaTTTAAGAAGTTTAAATGAATTAAATCTTATTTAACAGCATAAATCATCGAGTTGTAAGctctattataaaaaatgacttaTGGAACAAAAATAATCATACTCATAAAAGCATCATATAACATATGAGGTagcgctacccgcttcgtttatttcatttagaaataaatttagctagaaatgtgaatcaactaggattcaaatttgggactcgggtaccaaccatcaaaccctttgccacttgctctaggaacggtcgatCATACACAAGACCTCTAAAAACATATAAACCATAAAGAAGTATGAAGTTACTTAGGAGTTCAAGAGCACCATACAGAAGTGTTTTCCTCATCTACTTGGGGGAGTCAACTTGAGTTTTAGTTTTCTAAACGAAACTATTTTTTAGTTTCACGGAATGAGGGATATAATGCACCgaataaattaacaaaatgtGAAATAAGTCAGGTAGACATGATTAAGTTGAGGCGAGTGTGGATCGAATTGAAATGGAATTTCGAAAAGAGGTAAAGTGTGagttccaaatttttttattagatgcTTGAAACGGGAATTCGAGCATGCAGAATGGAACGCCCATTTTAGAGAATGAGGTTGGAGAGAAGGGCCACTTTCGGGCGTTCGGAATGTTTTAGACACTACTTGAGAACATCCGGACCATCTTTTGAACCCTCAACCTGAGAGAACTATCGTGTGGCACAATAAACTCTGGATTACGCTGGGACACTCAAAATGTATTTTGTATTTTGCATGGACTAGTGGGCGTCTGGATCACCAATCAGGTACAATTAAATGAAAGGCGCCCAAAAGTTCAATCGGGCGCCTAAAACCTAGTACAAAGACAGTAGGTTAtttctttataaataaataaaaaatattagaggTTTATgtgcaataaataaaaaatgttagaGATTTATGTGCTATTGCAACATTTCGATAAATGCCCATTTCATAGCCAAAACCCCAATCTcttcccatctctctctctctctctctctctcttcctcttctctttctaaAACGAATGGTTCCCTAATTTAGAGATGTCATATTCCAACCCGAAACATAACAGACGCTTGTATATCTGCTAAATTAGCAAATATATAAGGCTAGAGAATCAAAGAGAAAACAGGCAAAAtaatgattacaaaatttttcacTAAATCCAAGAATCAAATGTTGAGGTTAACAATTGAATTTCAACTAGAATTAAATGAAttctcacatatatatatatagaactaaagTTTATTAAAACCAGAGTTTATTACGAAACACAAATGAAATTCTATCCAATAATACCACAATatcaaaacaaaagcaaaataaatcCAGATAATAGTTTTACGAACTTCATTTATTCACATCTAGTAGCCAGTTATAAAagcaaaagaaattaaatcCAGACAGTACTACATCTAACGTTCACTAGGTCCCACTCCCGCCCGGCAAATCAGTCTCGGTACCTGGGTAAACAATCATACGCCATATTAGTCTgattaagcatacaaataaatatataataaatgctctgaagtaaatttttatacaaaaattaatttaagtgactggtctttaatttgcaaaatttttaaaattagaaatgatcagaatttaaaattcagatcaaATATGGACTACAAATTTACAAAGTATTTTCTCTTTcatcaaataaatgaaataaaaattaagttctTGATAACTAAGTATATTGTGTGATCCGTTGGAGAGATCGAGAGGCATCCGTAGGCGCAAAACAAAATAGAGGCACACAaaggtacatatatatagaataaaggCACTCGAAAGCACAAATACAGAATAGAGATATGGATAGGCGTGACACCCAAAGGTGAAATACAGAGACGAAACTAACTTCTATAACAGAATATATACCGACATTGCCAACATTAGTATAGCAGAATATCAAAAgacattataatttaaaacaCTTATCTAGTCCCTAATTTATAGAACagattatcaaatttcaaaatcttttgCTAAAAGAACTTTTCAATCACAGTTGAAACTCagtttacaaaaatatttaatagtacGCTCAACCCTTAATTTtataatctataaaataaagatttttgcCCAATcagaatatttttctaaattattttatgaaaaattaacgGGTGTCCAATCGCTTATCTCAAATGTAGCTTCTAAGCTAAAGCTATCCAATCAAAAATCCGAAGGGAATCAATCACCGAAACCTAAATTAAGAATTACGATTCTCTATAAgctactaaaaataaaattacaaagagAATATAAGCATTCAGAAAGATAAActtatacaaaaatttaaatttggataaGCTCACATAGATTAACAAGATTGGTTTCAAATACATGCAATTTAAGTTGAGACGGAGCACGAAGGAGGTTTAGAATAATAAGCCCAATGAAACTTAACTATCCATCAAGAAGATGAAGagctagctaagtttatttctaaatgaaataaacgaagcgggtagcatactacctatctctcaataaTAAACAAAGATTCTAATgttcgaaaagagggttttcaaatgttaaatatagttttaaaatttacaatcaGATAGGATCGAAACTAGAAACAAAACGACATATGCCTTCTCTTTGGCATTTTGTCAAATATGTAAAGAGCATTCCAAAAGTATGTAGAATGTACAGAATTTACATCACTAAATCACATGGAGAATACAAGATAAAAAATTACGGTACAATCAATATTAATTTACATCAATAGAAAACATATCTTAAtggttttaaatttcaatcacCAAGAAATAAGTATTCAAAAATAATCACATAACCATAGATAAGGAGTTTTGATATTGTCAAGATTTGGTAAAAGAGACAAAAGAGGTAAGAGGAAAAGAACATCTTCAAAGACAAAAACGATGACGACGAGATGTCATCGGCGACAAGCTAAAAATGCCGATAGAGGTCAAGGAACACAACTGCGGCAGCGGCCACGGATGATGGCGACGACGATGGTGATCGAACGGCATTGTACGCGCCTACGGGAGATGGGAGGGGTTGTATGGGTACAAGGAAAAGAGAGATAATGGGAGGTGGGTTGCTGATATGAATTGAAATAGAAGATAAAATTAGGGATTTAATTACACAATATACCACCAAGCCcccaatttttaatatttacgaaaaggcctaaattttaaaaaaataggggtcaaaataaaaaatacaaatgtATAGGGTGTTATAGGAGATCCACTTAGTTGGAGGCTTGGAGAAGATCGAGGGCCTCAAGAGGAGCTTCTAGGAGGAGGGAAGCAACCATTTCACCCACGTTTTTCTTGTTATGAGTTGAAAATTTTAGggttcattttggagcttttttcaaataaagaatttttttcttaGAGCTCTTTGGAGATTAAGGGTCATCTCTAAAAGAGGGAATTAGAGCCAAAGTGGAGAATATCATCGAAATggatttgatattttctttctttaaagTTTCTTTGGTTGCATGCATGTATTGTGAGTAATATGTAATCTAAAATGTAACTTTAGTTGCATGCTAAAGGATCTAATTGGTCAAAATAGTAAGTGGGCATTTGACTTATGAAAATAGAATTTAGCCCTTTATTATGTTACAAGAAAGTACTTGACAAATGCATGTAAGTATTATGTAAAGTCTGAACATTAGAAAcaagtagggctggcaaacgagcgagccggctcgtgctcgaatatatatatatatatatatatatatatatataaaatgtattttaattatatataggctttaatttaatttagcttggcccataaaataaactaaacaagtacaaccgtgcaattgagctcaactctaaatttacattacacactctctctttcagacttttactgttgcacataacctaAAACataataacattcaaattttcaaatccttaattttttccccctctctctctttctctctctctctctctcgttctccctCATACCCATAGTTAATTAATTCGGATTTGGCAATAATTCGATATGAATATAATAcgtataaaattcgttttctaatttttaaattcgttgaaaaattcggcttaaaaaacgaattcggtataaaatataaaatataagatataaaatataaaataatttatatttaaaaataaaattataagttttttattcatattttcaatgattcggcaataattcgcgaattattcgcgaataattcgcgaatggCCCAAAAATTGGCgaataattctctctctttcgaaaaaattcgtaaacggaccgtttaattcggattttcaataattcgcgaataattcgcgaattactAACTAGGCTCAGACCCTCACCCCatcaggcagtcaccctagctcacatttcttgcaattattttgtattttgaactattagacatgttgcatcaaattgtaggtaatgttctataaaaattaaacttttgattatataatgtcgagaatttcaatcagctcgtttagagctcgagctcggctcgactcgaaattaggctcgctcgagctcggctcgaattaatttcaagccgagcttgagcctagatttaggctcgaaattaatttcaagccgaatttgagctgacataagctcgctcgagctcggctcgtttccacccctagaaacaagtgtggcatttaaTCTAAGTTGAAACCTAAGGTGTGAATGTAGTTGAATGTAGTGGCACATGAGCTCTAGGAAAATTTTCAACTAGAGAACATGAGAACAGGGAAAGGAACCTTATGGATTACCCCAGAAGTCATTAACTTCGGGTGAAAGATGAATTATGTTGCGACCTTCCGGAAGTGTTATACAGGAGAAGTCCAATCCTCTCAGTTCCTAATGCCGCACTTTGGGAAGTCCGACAGCTCTCGACCCGAAGTGCTTATCGATTTAAGAGAAGTCTAATCTCTCTCGACTCTCTATAAGGTGTTTAATAAGAAAGTAACCAAactaataaattagttaaaGTTAGGAAATAAATTATGATAATAATTTAGGCAGATGACATAATAAATTGTTAGGGCATATTGTGTATATATCGAGGCATTGTAGTAGCAATTGATTTCTTACATTTGTATTGTAGAAGTAGatgttttgttattattattgtctaCTAATGTCTCCTTTTGATCGAATGAGTATAGAGTGCCACTTTCGGCAGTTGCACCTAATAGAAACTTAAATTCTTACCCAGTTGTTTGTCTACCCCTTTTCAAATCTTACTATCGCCTCTGAGGAGTAGAACCGCGACAGGGGCATCATGGAGTTGCTAGATCGTTGTGAATCAATCTAGTGGCTAcctttagggtgtgtttggttcgaagtcggaattgATATCAGAATTGaaatgagaataagctggaaacagaatcggaatgattcattacctcattctgtttggttcgccacttgaattggaatcggaataaaCAATTTCCATCGTTGATATTTAGTTCAGATCGATATcagaaacgtaatcaaattaatatgccaattttatctttataatatatcagtctaaattcaaactaaaaatgaaatattaaatatttacatcaaaattttaaaataatgtcaaaattttaaatatattttttaaaaaattaaaatttgaaattgaatagataattaaaatataaaactagatttcgatttattcaaattaaaacttaaaaagtataatttaaatttaaatttgaatccataaatttaatttaaattttaaataaaatttgaataaaactttagattttaaattaaatttaaatttaaattcaaatttataagttagattcaaaaagcttgattgaattttaatttttaatttaagttcaaatttaaacttaaatttaaattattttatatattttagacttCTTCCAacagttttatatagaaaaaatcaTTCTAATTTACATAATGTAGAAAACCGATTTACAAAAATgtacattataatttttagtttaacgaattattaattaagatcaACAATGAGGCCTATAggatatttaattaaaaaataactaaagtaGATGAATCAAAGCGTTCATCAACTAAATCATAAACAAAAATCAGGTcattcttggatgaaaaatatatttattagccCCACATTATATCAtacaattatttataattaggtaTAACTATATAGGAGCAAATTAGTCCAagactcttatatatatatgtagtctATATGGTGGAGGATATTTTTgctataatttattaaaatttttaatttactcaGCCCAAATCTAGAGTTATAATTTCGAAACCCAAAGTCCGACCCATATATAGCCCATTAGaccgggccttgtttaggcccaGACCCAATTCCTATCCTATTTCTAGTCCATACTTTTGatgatatgataataattaaaatatcgcATCACTTTCATATAAGtgttatattaatatttagttaactaacTTAGGTTGTATTACTTGATTGCATTGTTTTATATAGTccgagaaaaaaattataataaattaaaattttaggacCAAAATGTCACACTATTCATAGTCTGTCGACTAAACGTGAAGTTGAgcctataaataaatatataattaggttAGACGATTCGTATATTATGTATCTGATTGCGTTACATTCTATGagatatttagttttatatgtACGTAATTTCACGTTACACATATCCAATAAATTATCCAATAAGttagttacaatatatttttttgtaagcATTGAAACTTTTCATGCAACTTTATTTTGCCTAATGCCTAATGGCATCTCATGCTAAGTCGATAACCCAAAAAGAATTGTTGCGGTTGCAACTCTTATCCAAGgattgaaatattttttctagggtttaaatttatatttggtatttacttaaaaaaatagaggaaaaaaatagtatgaaaatttagattaataatattataactaaaaaataattatagataTGGCATTGTTCAACAGAAAGGTAACAATTCAACAAATTTGTGACGATGACACCCTGA
This DNA window, taken from Ananas comosus cultivar F153 linkage group 21, ASM154086v1, whole genome shotgun sequence, encodes the following:
- the LOC109726217 gene encoding restin homolog, whose protein sequence is MSDSDSDSASSPKASRSSSDSSSSGAAADDDAPVTVPRLAVAPPPPPPPPPSSPPQSPGADPSAFADPGSPSNDSGSSDGVLVELPGNPDQDSSGILVNIDGSTQEAPDERDRGEDGGREETFEDASDLIEIAERSGDRSAGELARAQARLEDAAVECCKYKEEREVFGREVVSLRQQLQDIIDHQPASSDESVVHAHRVESGGDDEMAVSFPTPLHSMLKDCSTFINHLRTIVDEHANTKATIQFLNSLLHAKEQEIEDLNVKASVSLISRNVIDSYLGSIREIWSESLRERSDLASSRLLASLDTVIGREHGSLLDSDVEGDSPLEKKTYLLIEKHRELLLEIRQLGDSLGEVRPDSVASGNEPISVLGLAREHLLESKRKEEFLQEKMGRLEEEMVVLNEQVKKMKDDLDMANAETSKTKMELEQAENRYFTTKEKLSLAAKKGKSLVQHRDSLKQSLEERTSELERCMVELQQKSDAMEATEASLEELKMSLAEKSSDLEKCLLELQEANDALETAKASAAELKESHNLVSSLQELLSQKDKVHQEIDKVMSETNVPEKLLSSDSVDKIRWFVDQKNIADVVFAEHQKVKNALCSIELPESISSIGSDAQINWLVSSFKKANDDVNRMQDEIAQMRLAAASHESDLASMREEIERLTVSLLEEKQEREILKNEHAELRSKHEGITGKLSEVSHQKDELIKAFVDVSEVELDGEHLVDSNLMIQKCVDRIQERIKAASADLEQFESFQSLLYITDQELILCKNILEEEMIDRSERTRLYEELQRISGEVTNLRNEKDSLQKELEKSDEKTSLLREKLSMAVRKGKGLMQERDGIKHSLDEKNSEIEKLKHEIQSRDLTITDLKEQIEHLSAHSKLIQKLESDIVSLHNQRTELERMLDENKNSLQILVSSIENIVLPADNIFEGPLEKVNWIAKHIQETEAAKIHVQEELHKVKDETTSYASRLSDAFLTIKSLEDELSRAKEHISFITEEEKEIQLAKACIEEEFEKTKQEASINANKLADAHATIESLEDALSREKNSFSLLDAKKREAEEKHEQQIISLNAKIAECFKELAGTRGSLESHSAELHSHLGQFKMLMMDEHLVTLMTEEFRKKTNSLTDMGLVMQSMHEQFSAKGLHDYHGLEEVPEFVKLFSLPNYEDFINRKMAHGKTSSANLDEALSFGTVIEGLNNWVKSLEDSFKDLSAYMDDHIARTFQALQITKDEFFNILEVQESLKSHVDRLEARNKAEESKLLSLQKELMALLSECIDDTQEVQIGFNDLFGLESRSKVETGPKVDDSENVSAADSLLSVAGRLKMQIGQLVDVKKLCAGSMHDLKHKLEQTEVAAETAFQDCHHYQERGTLLENDLATLQEAYTEMKTRIENYQTREDIVRAREEGLAPLQLLVAKDGGTNDQQFSKDQVETLVDKVNKLNFSSDESQFQGEGIYFSSPIDKLSYIVDKVSDLQHRLDTLTYEKDDMQLLLASHVTEIEQLKKAREFFDSNYQDLESKRSELAELTVGLGKIIDLLGGKDSFEDQKPITVKALLSLLERLAVASTIESENNKSTLQEVEAKLQAKEKVVDDLSTKLKILEDSYRTRLVQSEAAKERTVFEASSSAIGSEISEIEELGAMGKSLIPPVSTAAHARTMRKGSNDHLILNINPESERLIAAQETDDKGHFFKSLNTTGLIPKQGKLIADRVDGLWVSGGRMLMSRPGARLGLIAYLLFVHLWLLVTVV